A window of Hypanus sabinus isolate sHypSab1 unplaced genomic scaffold, sHypSab1.hap1 scaffold_716, whole genome shotgun sequence contains these coding sequences:
- the LOC132389951 gene encoding zinc finger protein 229-like, producing the protein MAHQQVHTGERPFTCSDCGKAFTISSHLLRHQSVHTGEWPFTCSVCGKGFTCSSNLKEHQRDHTGERPFTCSDCGKGFTCSSNLKEHQRVHSGERPFTCSDCGKGFTSSSHLKVHQRVHTGERLFTCSDCGKGFTSSSQLKVHQRVHTGERPFTCSECGKGFTCSSKLKVHQRVHTGDWPFTCSDCGKRFTSSSQLKVHQRVHTGERPFTCSDCGKGFTSSSQLKVHQRVHTGDWPFTCSVCGKGFTRSSTLMAHQRVHTGERPFACSDCGKGFTQSSKLKEHQRVHTGEWPFTCSECGKGFIKSSHLQLHRSVHTGERPFTCSDCGKGFTKSSHVLRHQSLHSGERPFTCSDCGKGFTCSSKLKEHQRVHTGVWPFTCSDCGKGFTSSPQLKVHQRVHTGERPFTCSDLG; encoded by the coding sequence atggcacaccagcaagttcacactggagagaggccgttcacctgctcagactgtgggaaggcattcactatatcatctcacctactgagacaccagtcagttcacactggcgaatggccgttcacctgctcagtctgtgggaagggattcacttgctcatctaacctgaaggaacatcagagagatcacactggagagaggccattcacctgctcagactgtgggaagggattcacttgctcatctaacctgaaggaacatcagcgagttcacagtggagagaggccgttcacctgctcagactgtgggaagggattcacttcttcgtcccatctgaaggtacatcagcgagttcacactggagagaggctgttcacttgctcagactgtgggaagggattcacttcttcgtcccaactgaaggtacatcagcgagttcacactggggagaggccgttcacctgctcagaatgtgggaagggattcacttgctcatctaaactgaaggtacatcagagagttcacaccggggactggccgttcacctgctcagactgtgggaagagattcacttcttcgtcccaactgaaggtacatcagcgagttcacactggggagaggccgttcacttgctcggactgtgggaagggattcacttcttcgtcccaactgaaggtacatcagcgagttcacaccggggactggccgttcacctgctcagtctgtgggaagggattcactcggtcatccaccctaatggcacaccagcgggttcacactggggagaggccgttcgcctgctcagactgtgggaagggattcactcagtcatctaaactgaaggaacatcagagagttcacactggggagtggccattcacctgctctgaatgtgggaagggattcattaaatcatcccacctacagttgcacaggtctgttcacaccggggagaggccgttcacctgctcagactgtgggaagggattcactaaatcatctcacgtactgagacaccagtcacttCACAGtggcgagcggccgttcacctgctcagactgtgggaagggattcacttgctcatctaaactgaaggaacatcagagagttcacaccggggtctggccgttcacctgctcagactgtgggaaaggattcacttcttCACcccaattgaaggtacatcagcgagttcacactggagagaggccattcacctgctcagacttagGGTAG